A region of Bifidobacterium adolescentis ATCC 15703 DNA encodes the following proteins:
- a CDS encoding carbohydrate ABC transporter permease, whose translation MTAATIAGHSNKSEYSKKNGYRKSSKTPWGNPIVYFFSLVLVAICITPVLYIIFGGFRTNSQITNHPSGMPNPWVPDNYKTVFESDIFWTELKNSTIVGIATMVGVVVLSIMVSFVIARYKFRYAPLMYALFSAGLMFPMTVGITPLYLLIRNLGLANSLWGLILPQIAFGLPQTIIILVPFLQSIPNELEEACLLDGCSRLGFFWRMVIPLSMPGVATTGILTFVGSWNAYMLPLFVLSDANKYTLPLGVQMFSSEHSVDTAQVLAFTSLAMIPALICFTIFQKKIVGGLTGAVKG comes from the coding sequence ATGACTGCCGCAACAATCGCAGGACATTCCAACAAAAGCGAGTACAGCAAGAAGAATGGTTACCGTAAGTCATCCAAGACGCCATGGGGCAACCCAATCGTCTACTTCTTCTCCCTGGTGCTTGTGGCCATCTGCATCACTCCGGTGTTGTACATTATCTTCGGCGGTTTCCGTACCAATTCGCAGATCACCAACCATCCGTCCGGGATGCCGAACCCATGGGTCCCCGACAACTACAAGACGGTCTTCGAAAGTGATATTTTCTGGACGGAACTGAAGAATTCTACCATCGTGGGTATCGCCACCATGGTAGGTGTCGTGGTGCTTAGCATCATGGTGAGCTTTGTCATCGCCCGATACAAATTCCGCTATGCGCCGCTTATGTACGCGTTGTTCTCTGCTGGTCTCATGTTCCCGATGACCGTTGGCATTACACCTTTGTATCTGCTGATTCGCAATCTGGGTCTGGCCAACTCCCTGTGGGGTCTGATCCTTCCGCAAATTGCCTTCGGACTTCCTCAGACCATCATCATCTTGGTGCCGTTCCTACAGTCGATTCCTAATGAGCTTGAGGAGGCCTGTCTTCTCGATGGATGCTCCCGCCTTGGCTTCTTCTGGCGCATGGTCATTCCGCTGTCCATGCCTGGCGTGGCCACCACTGGAATCCTCACCTTCGTGGGAAGCTGGAATGCCTACATGCTGCCGCTGTTCGTGCTCAGTGATGCCAACAAGTACACATTGCCACTTGGCGTACAGATGTTCAGCTCCGAACACTCCGTTGACACCGCACAGGTGTTGGCCTTCACCTCTCTGGCTATGATTCCGGCCCTGATCTGTTTCACCATCTTCCAGAAGAAGATCGTCGGCGGCCTGACAGGTGCGGTCAAGGGCTGA
- a CDS encoding glycoside hydrolase family 43 protein, translating into MKISNPVLTGFHADPSMIRVGDTYYIANSTFEWFPGVRLHESKDLVHWNILPSPLSRSSQLDMRGNPSSGGIWAPDLSYADNKFWLIYTDVKVVNGAFKDCTNYLVTAEDIHGPWSEPVRINGVGFDASLFHDDDGRKYLVQQTWDFREYHHQFDGITLTEFDVDTMKLKPETARTIWDGTSVKITEGPHLYKKDGWYYLFAAEGGTVYEHQESVARSRTLDEYSFEVMPNGPFIGNFDTPDTYLQKQGHGALVDTPSGEWYYASLCGRPWRHDTEPAHGTRGWCTLGRETSIQKVEWDEDGWPRVVGGHGGQRYVDAPKDAIETLAPTTRDEHDEFDSGELGPNWNTLRVPFTDAMGTVGGGKLALRGQGSLCNLFDLSLVARRWQAFDFDAETKVRFDPKNYMQMAGLTNYYDDLCWSWAFVTWDEKRHARVIEVAQNDFNQYTSFLKDDAIVVPEDAEAVWLRTKVRTEYYSYEYSFDGEHFTEIPVKLDAKILSDDYVNQRYGGFFTGAFVGLACVDLSGYGAQAEFDYFDYRELSDNQ; encoded by the coding sequence ATGAAGATTTCCAACCCGGTGCTCACCGGTTTTCATGCCGATCCTTCAATGATTCGCGTCGGTGACACTTATTACATTGCCAATTCCACTTTCGAATGGTTCCCAGGCGTTCGCCTGCATGAGTCCAAGGACCTGGTGCATTGGAACATTCTTCCAAGCCCGTTGAGCCGGTCCAGCCAGCTTGATATGAGAGGAAACCCCTCTTCGGGAGGCATCTGGGCTCCTGACCTAAGCTATGCGGATAACAAATTCTGGTTGATCTACACTGATGTCAAGGTGGTCAATGGTGCATTCAAGGATTGCACTAATTATTTGGTCACCGCCGAGGACATCCACGGGCCATGGAGCGAGCCGGTTCGCATCAACGGGGTCGGTTTTGACGCCAGCCTGTTCCATGACGACGACGGCCGCAAATACTTGGTGCAGCAGACATGGGATTTCCGTGAATACCACCACCAGTTCGACGGCATCACGTTGACGGAATTCGACGTCGACACCATGAAGCTCAAGCCAGAAACGGCCCGCACCATCTGGGATGGCACTTCGGTGAAGATCACCGAAGGTCCCCACCTATACAAGAAGGATGGTTGGTACTACCTGTTTGCCGCAGAAGGCGGCACGGTGTATGAACATCAGGAATCTGTGGCGCGTTCCCGTACCCTTGACGAATACTCCTTCGAAGTTATGCCGAATGGCCCGTTCATCGGTAACTTCGACACTCCTGACACCTATTTGCAGAAGCAGGGCCATGGAGCGTTGGTGGACACCCCGTCCGGCGAGTGGTATTACGCCTCCCTATGCGGTCGTCCGTGGCGTCATGATACCGAACCGGCCCATGGCACCCGCGGATGGTGCACACTCGGACGCGAGACCTCCATCCAGAAAGTCGAATGGGATGAGGACGGTTGGCCGCGCGTGGTCGGAGGTCACGGCGGACAGCGTTACGTTGATGCTCCGAAAGATGCCATCGAGACTTTGGCCCCAACAACGCGTGACGAACATGATGAGTTCGATTCCGGCGAGCTCGGTCCGAATTGGAACACTCTACGCGTCCCGTTCACCGACGCCATGGGCACGGTGGGCGGTGGCAAACTGGCATTGCGTGGTCAGGGCTCGCTGTGCAACCTGTTTGACTTGTCTCTTGTGGCTCGTCGCTGGCAGGCATTTGATTTCGACGCCGAAACCAAGGTGCGTTTCGATCCGAAGAATTACATGCAGATGGCAGGCCTGACCAACTATTACGATGACCTGTGCTGGTCATGGGCGTTTGTCACTTGGGATGAGAAACGACATGCAAGGGTCATCGAAGTGGCTCAGAACGATTTCAACCAATATACGTCGTTCCTCAAGGATGACGCCATCGTAGTGCCCGAAGACGCCGAAGCGGTATGGCTGCGCACCAAGGTCCGCACGGAATACTATTCCTACGAATATTCCTTCGACGGAGAACATTTCACCGAGATTCCGGTCAAGCTCGATGCGAAGATCCTGTCCGACGATTACGTGAACCAACGTTACGGCGGCTTCTTCACAGGCGCGTTCGTGGGACTTGCCTGCGTCGATCTGTCCGGCTACGGCGCGCAGGCCGAATTCGACTACTTCGACTATCGGGAGCTTTCCGATAACCAGTAG
- a CDS encoding sialate O-acetylesterase, which translates to MVLRLPKLLDDGCVLQAGATIHIWGTGDPGRGVLVRLDGKDRTTRVGDDGSWSVSYGPITAGGPYDLTVRYEDGTECISRQCYAGEVFLCSGQSNMELPMAWVRADYPLEWDREPDPLLRQYKAIPDCDFNGPRSDHDHAFWQGCDAETLGDFSALAYFFGRRIRRWLNVPVGLLNVSLGGSPIESWMDADALRAFPEALADLEPYLGDGVASKKSRDSVAERDRWYQALGYEAVADAHHEWLPLIAWDCPESKNIEPRDVAWHDIRLPGWYKDRGLAGFRGEITMRKTVFLPPSDAGKPALLRLGTMNDADHTWVNGVLVGGRSNVYEPRDYPVAAGVLRAGANEIRMRLVVERPGGRVTPGKRMTLTIGDDIFDLSGIWQYAVTAEADRDCPFEDFVRWKPTGLYNAMLAPCFPYAVRAVLWYQGESNTGDRAMQYGDELKAMIQLWRVKWHQPDMPFLIVQLPKFDIDAIEDGGWPLIREQEWRVADELEHVAAVVTLDAGESNDLHPHDKKTIADRAFNVAMDFVYGQQAQPQPVVETAEADDGLLRMHCVWRNSMGEQMQSQNRHLMTLDGDVPREIDFLWHDCATSVRAEAWLDGCDIVARIPSRMPDEVRYAWSNSPESGLICDGDGVLLPPFHLPLPMVD; encoded by the coding sequence ATGGTCTTGCGATTGCCGAAACTGCTTGACGACGGTTGCGTGCTGCAGGCCGGTGCGACCATACATATCTGGGGCACCGGCGACCCTGGACGCGGCGTGCTGGTACGCCTCGATGGCAAGGACCGGACTACACGGGTGGGGGACGACGGCTCATGGAGCGTGTCGTACGGTCCGATCACAGCAGGCGGACCGTACGATTTGACGGTGCGTTATGAGGACGGAACCGAATGCATCTCGCGCCAATGCTATGCGGGAGAAGTGTTCCTGTGTTCGGGACAGTCGAACATGGAACTGCCCATGGCTTGGGTGCGTGCGGACTATCCGTTGGAGTGGGATCGTGAGCCTGACCCATTGCTGCGGCAATACAAAGCGATTCCCGATTGCGACTTCAACGGTCCCCGCAGCGATCATGACCATGCATTCTGGCAGGGGTGCGATGCGGAAACCCTTGGGGATTTCTCCGCGCTCGCCTATTTCTTCGGACGCAGGATCCGTCGGTGGCTGAATGTGCCCGTCGGCCTGTTGAACGTTTCATTGGGCGGATCGCCGATTGAATCCTGGATGGATGCCGACGCATTGCGGGCGTTCCCCGAAGCGCTCGCTGACCTTGAGCCGTATCTTGGCGATGGCGTGGCGTCGAAGAAAAGCCGCGATTCCGTTGCCGAACGGGACCGGTGGTATCAGGCGCTTGGATACGAGGCTGTGGCCGATGCCCACCATGAATGGCTGCCATTGATCGCGTGGGACTGTCCGGAATCCAAGAACATCGAGCCGCGCGACGTGGCATGGCATGACATACGCCTGCCTGGATGGTACAAGGATCGCGGACTTGCCGGTTTCCGCGGCGAGATTACCATGAGAAAAACCGTGTTCCTGCCTCCGTCGGATGCGGGGAAGCCCGCCCTACTGCGTCTGGGCACCATGAATGATGCCGACCATACGTGGGTCAATGGTGTGTTGGTCGGTGGGCGAAGCAATGTGTATGAGCCGCGGGACTATCCGGTCGCAGCCGGCGTGTTGCGCGCCGGCGCGAACGAAATCCGCATGCGTCTGGTCGTTGAACGGCCCGGCGGCCGTGTGACGCCCGGCAAACGGATGACACTGACCATCGGAGACGATATCTTCGACCTGTCCGGCATTTGGCAGTATGCCGTGACCGCCGAAGCTGACCGCGATTGCCCATTCGAGGATTTCGTCAGATGGAAGCCGACCGGCCTGTACAACGCCATGCTCGCCCCGTGTTTTCCATATGCGGTGCGGGCCGTGCTGTGGTATCAGGGCGAATCGAATACCGGCGATCGCGCCATGCAATATGGTGACGAGCTGAAGGCCATGATTCAATTGTGGCGCGTCAAATGGCATCAGCCGGATATGCCGTTTCTGATCGTCCAGCTTCCAAAATTCGACATCGACGCCATCGAGGATGGTGGTTGGCCGCTTATTCGAGAACAGGAATGGAGAGTGGCGGACGAACTTGAACACGTGGCTGCGGTGGTGACGCTTGATGCCGGTGAAAGCAATGATTTGCATCCTCATGATAAGAAAACCATCGCGGATCGTGCATTCAATGTCGCGATGGATTTTGTGTATGGCCAGCAGGCTCAGCCTCAGCCGGTTGTTGAAACCGCAGAGGCGGACGATGGATTGTTGAGGATGCACTGCGTGTGGCGGAATTCCATGGGCGAACAGATGCAATCGCAGAATCGCCATCTGATGACGTTGGATGGTGACGTTCCGCGAGAAATTGATTTCCTGTGGCACGACTGCGCCACTTCGGTGCGGGCTGAGGCATGGCTGGATGGTTGCGATATTGTGGCGCGCATACCGTCGCGCATGCCGGACGAGGTGCGGTATGCGTGGAGCAACAGCCCGGAATCCGGTCTCATCTGCGACGGGGACGGTGTTCTGCTTCCGCCGTTTCATCTGCCGTTGCCCATGGTTGATTAG
- a CDS encoding carboxylesterase/lipase family protein: MSGFSDADPVITVFRGIPYAKPPVDELRWREPQPAEAWDGVLEAGDFAPMPMQPLPGSDEFYGREWQIDADTPMAEDCLYLNIWTPALRGCGSGSEIRTDSRCDGHGLPVMVWLYGGAFQTGSTCEKEFNGEQLARQGVVVVSIAYRLNVFGFFAHAMLEKEAVDGRPCANFGFLDQRMGIQWVKDNIALFGGDPANITVFGQSAGAASALAQSVSPMNDGLFQRVIMQSGGGTGLFNRHLWSLEDAQRNGARFLKYLEVESIAEARSVPATDLLEAAVTFPACDWSGQGDDVVWAPMTNWIPCVDGTFLVEQYRDALIAGHRVPCDLLVGNTTGEFMVPGPDGTPYPEGECGNLDMIDAWVSGGGSEPYRYRFDVDMPGDDAGAFHSSDLWFSFGTLPASWRPFRGWHYDLSHAMNRYWVNFAATGDPNGSGLPEWTACGPDGQRYMLFGGCHDTPGNVSCVMVK, from the coding sequence GTGTCCGGATTCTCCGACGCGGATCCTGTGATCACCGTGTTTCGGGGCATTCCATATGCCAAGCCGCCTGTTGATGAGTTACGCTGGCGTGAGCCACAACCTGCTGAAGCGTGGGATGGCGTGCTCGAAGCCGGTGATTTCGCGCCGATGCCGATGCAGCCGCTGCCCGGCTCGGATGAGTTCTACGGCAGGGAATGGCAGATTGACGCTGACACTCCGATGGCTGAGGATTGTCTGTATCTGAATATCTGGACGCCGGCCTTGCGTGGATGCGGCAGTGGTTCCGAGATTCGTACGGATTCCCGTTGCGATGGTCATGGGCTGCCTGTGATGGTATGGCTTTACGGTGGAGCGTTTCAGACTGGATCTACCTGTGAGAAGGAGTTCAATGGAGAGCAGCTGGCCCGTCAGGGCGTGGTGGTGGTCTCCATTGCTTATCGGTTGAATGTGTTTGGTTTTTTCGCGCATGCCATGTTGGAAAAGGAAGCGGTTGATGGACGGCCTTGTGCGAATTTCGGATTTCTTGACCAGCGGATGGGCATTCAGTGGGTAAAGGACAATATTGCCTTGTTTGGTGGTGATCCTGCGAACATTACCGTGTTCGGCCAGTCCGCAGGGGCCGCAAGCGCGTTGGCGCAAAGTGTCTCGCCGATGAACGATGGTCTGTTCCAACGCGTCATCATGCAGTCTGGAGGTGGAACTGGTCTGTTCAATCGCCATCTGTGGTCTCTTGAGGATGCGCAGCGAAATGGAGCGCGTTTTTTGAAGTATCTGGAAGTTGAATCGATTGCCGAGGCGCGTTCTGTTCCTGCGACTGATCTGCTGGAGGCGGCGGTGACTTTTCCTGCTTGCGATTGGTCTGGGCAGGGTGATGATGTCGTATGGGCTCCGATGACTAATTGGATTCCCTGCGTCGATGGGACATTCCTTGTCGAGCAATACCGTGATGCGCTTATTGCGGGACATCGCGTTCCGTGTGATTTGTTGGTGGGGAACACGACCGGCGAGTTCATGGTTCCGGGCCCTGATGGCACTCCGTATCCGGAGGGTGAGTGCGGCAATCTGGATATGATCGATGCATGGGTGTCAGGCGGCGGCTCGGAACCATACAGGTATCGATTCGATGTGGATATGCCGGGGGATGATGCCGGTGCGTTTCATTCGTCCGATTTATGGTTTTCGTTCGGAACGCTCCCTGCGAGCTGGCGGCCGTTTCGAGGCTGGCATTACGATTTGTCCCATGCGATGAATCGATATTGGGTGAATTTCGCGGCGACAGGTGATCCGAACGGTTCCGGATTGCCTGAGTGGACGGCATGCGGACCTGATGGTCAACGATATATGCTGTTCGGTGGATGCCACGATACGCCGGGTAACGTTTCATGCGTCATGGTCAAGTAA
- a CDS encoding sugar O-acetyltransferase, producing the protein MTQETEALIASDEDLTKLFAGKPTQYRKSKSLPKFTGEAMRACAKINRIFFDDPDEAYRLFHELVPDAGEGVQFTPPFNVDYGIGLTIGRGTFLNKDFMVCGGGYVTLGEDCLIGPRCTIATPNHAKDAATRLAGWEHASAVTIGDNVWFGANVTVTPGVTIGSNSIIGAGSVVTRDIPENVIAVGNPAHVIREIPEHDPAFADVEGLL; encoded by the coding sequence ATGACGCAGGAGACGGAAGCGCTGATCGCGTCCGACGAGGATCTGACCAAACTGTTCGCCGGCAAGCCGACGCAATATCGCAAATCGAAGTCGCTGCCGAAATTCACAGGCGAGGCCATGCGCGCCTGCGCGAAGATCAACCGCATCTTCTTCGATGATCCGGACGAGGCGTACCGTTTGTTTCACGAGCTGGTCCCGGACGCGGGGGAGGGCGTGCAGTTCACGCCGCCGTTCAATGTCGATTATGGTATCGGATTGACCATTGGCCGCGGCACGTTCCTCAACAAGGATTTCATGGTGTGCGGCGGCGGATATGTGACGCTCGGTGAGGATTGTCTGATCGGTCCGCGCTGCACCATCGCCACACCCAACCATGCCAAGGACGCTGCCACCCGCCTGGCGGGCTGGGAGCATGCCAGTGCCGTGACCATCGGTGATAACGTGTGGTTCGGCGCCAATGTGACGGTCACGCCGGGGGTGACCATCGGGTCGAATTCCATCATCGGCGCCGGGTCCGTGGTGACACGTGACATTCCGGAGAATGTCATAGCCGTGGGCAATCCAGCGCATGTGATTCGTGAGATTCCCGAACATGACCCTGCCTTCGCCGATGTGGAAGGTTTGCTGTAG
- a CDS encoding xylulokinase has product MARTLVAGVDTSTQSCKVRVTDAETGELVRFGQAKHPNGTSVDPSYWWSAFQEAAEQAGGLDDVSALAVGGQQHGMVILDNQGNVIRDAMLWNDTSSAPQAAALIEKLGAAPAQDGEPEDPIARGKQRWVKAVGSSPVASYTLTKVAWVAENEPENVKKIAAICLPHDWLSWRIAGYGPVAEGEDAHLEALFTDRSDASGTIYYDAASNEYRRDLIAMVLEAAEGAKAAQSHAEAIVLPTVLGPRDAAPVKADPAIAGKNVEGGCLLAPGGGDNAMASLGLGMAVGDVSISLGTSGVAAAISENPTYDLTGAVSGFADCTGHYLPLACTINGSRILDAGRAALGVDYDELAKLAFASKPGANGITLVPYFDGERTPNRPNATATFSGMTLANTTRENLARAFVEGLLCSQRDCLELIRSLGASITRILLIGGGAKSEAIRTLAPSILGMDVTRPATDEYVAIGAARQAAWVLSGETEPPAWQLTIDGVETGEPTEAVYEAYAKARG; this is encoded by the coding sequence ATGGCAAGGACTCTGGTTGCAGGCGTCGACACATCGACGCAGTCCTGCAAGGTACGCGTGACGGACGCCGAAACCGGCGAGCTTGTACGATTCGGGCAGGCCAAACACCCGAACGGCACATCCGTCGACCCCTCATACTGGTGGAGCGCATTCCAAGAGGCCGCCGAGCAGGCCGGCGGCCTGGACGACGTATCCGCGCTGGCCGTCGGCGGCCAGCAGCACGGCATGGTGATCCTCGACAACCAAGGCAATGTGATCCGCGATGCGATGCTGTGGAACGACACCAGTTCGGCGCCCCAGGCTGCGGCTCTGATCGAAAAGCTCGGCGCAGCGCCCGCACAAGACGGCGAGCCGGAAGACCCAATCGCCCGAGGCAAGCAGCGTTGGGTCAAGGCCGTAGGCTCCTCCCCCGTCGCATCCTACACGCTGACCAAGGTGGCATGGGTGGCCGAGAACGAGCCCGAAAACGTCAAGAAAATCGCCGCCATCTGCCTACCTCATGACTGGCTGAGCTGGCGCATCGCCGGTTACGGCCCGGTCGCCGAAGGCGAGGACGCCCATCTTGAAGCCCTGTTCACCGACCGCTCCGACGCCTCCGGCACCATCTACTACGATGCCGCGTCGAACGAATACCGCCGCGACCTGATCGCCATGGTGCTCGAGGCCGCGGAAGGCGCCAAAGCCGCGCAATCGCACGCCGAGGCCATCGTGCTGCCCACCGTGCTGGGGCCGCGCGACGCCGCCCCCGTCAAGGCCGATCCGGCCATCGCCGGCAAGAACGTCGAAGGCGGCTGCCTGCTCGCCCCCGGCGGCGGCGACAACGCCATGGCATCGCTGGGACTGGGCATGGCCGTCGGCGACGTGTCCATTTCCCTGGGCACCTCCGGCGTGGCCGCAGCCATCTCCGAGAACCCAACCTACGACCTGACCGGCGCCGTATCCGGCTTCGCCGACTGCACCGGGCACTACCTGCCGCTGGCCTGCACCATCAACGGTTCGCGCATCCTCGACGCCGGCCGCGCCGCCCTCGGCGTGGATTACGACGAACTGGCCAAGCTGGCCTTCGCCTCCAAGCCCGGCGCCAACGGCATCACCCTGGTGCCGTACTTCGACGGCGAACGCACGCCGAACCGCCCGAATGCCACCGCCACCTTCTCCGGCATGACTCTGGCCAACACCACACGCGAGAACCTGGCCCGCGCCTTCGTCGAAGGACTGCTGTGCTCCCAGCGCGACTGCCTGGAGCTCATCCGATCCCTGGGCGCAAGCATCACGCGCATTCTGCTCATCGGCGGCGGCGCGAAGTCCGAAGCTATCCGCACGCTGGCACCAAGCATTCTGGGCATGGACGTGACCCGACCCGCCACCGACGAATACGTGGCCATCGGCGCGGCCCGCCAGGCCGCCTGGGTGCTGTCCGGCGAAACCGAGCCTCCGGCATGGCAACTCACCATCGACGGCGTGGAGACCGGCGAACCGACCGAAGCCGTATACGAAGCCTACGCCAAGGCCCGCGGCTGA
- a CDS encoding ROK family transcriptional regulator, whose translation MVSLRRINQDDLRNHNLSVVIDTLLRASGPMSRADLAKETGLTKATMSLLVSLLIDAGVVKEGEPQNSASYGRPSTPLMLGGGKVCGIGMQVNTDGYGCMALDINHDILRHEWVDADMSGVEPDVVFGKLDAMAKAMAEDLESKRCIIAGVSCALPGLVTSDKRLLMARNLGWENVDLTTFDVMRGYDVTPCNEAKLAAIAQIPGYACARADVFDGVDCADSFLYLSCDIGIGGAIVRDGEIVSGSHGFAGEIGHVSVSLDGPLCGCGRRGCLETYAGRRALVEASGVAEKNAASSGEALERLLDAWHSHDVRTVEAVGRAIDALASAIGSALNLVDVDTVLLGGWWTDFGPFFYETLENRLESQVLGASDMQVSVSIPLVADHPALYGAAEVGLRKFIDNPLTFITDKA comes from the coding sequence ATGGTATCTCTTCGCAGGATCAATCAGGACGATCTGCGCAATCACAATCTTTCGGTGGTGATTGACACGCTACTGCGTGCCTCCGGGCCGATGAGCCGAGCGGATCTTGCCAAGGAGACCGGGCTGACCAAGGCGACGATGTCGTTGCTGGTGTCGCTGCTGATCGATGCGGGCGTCGTCAAGGAGGGTGAGCCGCAGAACTCGGCCAGCTATGGGCGCCCGTCCACGCCGTTGATGCTGGGAGGCGGCAAGGTGTGCGGCATCGGCATGCAGGTCAACACCGACGGCTATGGATGCATGGCTTTGGACATCAACCACGACATACTCAGGCACGAATGGGTGGATGCCGACATGAGCGGCGTCGAGCCGGACGTCGTATTCGGCAAGCTTGACGCCATGGCCAAGGCGATGGCTGAGGATCTGGAATCGAAACGATGCATCATCGCGGGCGTCTCGTGTGCGCTGCCGGGCTTGGTCACCTCCGACAAGAGGCTGCTCATGGCCCGCAATCTCGGTTGGGAGAATGTCGATCTGACCACGTTCGACGTTATGCGAGGGTATGACGTTACCCCGTGCAATGAGGCGAAGCTGGCCGCCATCGCGCAGATTCCGGGATATGCCTGTGCGCGTGCGGACGTGTTCGATGGCGTGGATTGCGCCGACTCCTTCCTGTATCTGTCGTGCGATATCGGCATCGGCGGCGCGATCGTCCGTGACGGTGAGATCGTGTCGGGAAGCCACGGTTTCGCCGGTGAGATCGGTCACGTGTCGGTGTCTTTGGACGGTCCGCTGTGCGGATGCGGACGACGCGGATGTTTGGAAACGTATGCTGGCCGTCGCGCGCTGGTCGAGGCTTCCGGAGTGGCCGAAAAGAATGCGGCTTCGAGCGGTGAGGCACTGGAGCGTCTGTTGGACGCATGGCATTCCCATGATGTGCGGACCGTGGAAGCCGTCGGACGGGCCATCGACGCGCTGGCCTCGGCCATCGGCTCCGCACTGAATCTGGTCGATGTCGATACCGTGCTGCTGGGCGGTTGGTGGACCGATTTCGGGCCGTTCTTCTACGAAACGCTCGAAAACCGTTTGGAATCGCAGGTCTTGGGGGCGTCGGACATGCAGGTGAG